DNA from Intestinimonas massiliensis (ex Afouda et al. 2020):
GTCAGGACCTCCGGCCGGACCTGGAAGGTGTTCTGCCACACGCCGTCGGCCAGCACGTCCTCATACTCGTCGGAGATGTAGATGTCGATGGCGTTGTCCCGGTCGGGGCGGCGGATGCCCGGCACAAACGAGAGGCCCAGGACCTTGGGGTGCTGGCGCAGGTACCAGTTGTCCGCCTTGTTGCCCGCCAGACGGGTGCAGTGGATGCGGGACTGCTGCCCCGCGCCCACGCCGATGGTCTGGCCGCCCTTGGCGTAGCAGACCGAGTTGGACTGGGTGTACTTCAGGGTGATGAGGGAGACCAGCAGATCTCGTTTGGCCGCCTCGGGCAGGTCCTTGTTGGCGGTGACCAGATTGGACAGCATGGCGGCGTCGATCTTCAGGCTGTTGTGGCCCTGCTCGAACCAGATGCCGAAAATCTGGCGGCGTTCGATCTCTGCCGGGACATAGGAGGGGTCGATCTGGATGACATTGTAGCCGCCCTTGCGCTTGGTCCGGAGAATCTCCAGGGCCTTGTCGGTGTAGCCTGGGGCGATGACGCCGTCGGAGACCTCCAGGGCCAGATAGCGGGCGGTCTGCTCATCGCAGGCGTCGGAGAGGGCGCACCAGTCGCCGTAGGAGGACAGCCGGTCGGCGCCCCGGGCCCGGACATAGGCGGAGGCGATGGGGGACAGGTCCATTCCCTCGGCAAAATAAATCTTCCGCTCCAGGTCGGTAAGTTCGCTCCCCACGGCGGCGCCGGCGGGGGAGACGTGCTTGAAGGAGGCGGCGGCGGGCAGGCCGGTGGCCTGTTTCAGCTCCTGGACTAGCTGCCAGGAGTTAAGGGCGTCCATAAAATTGATGTAGCCGGGCCGTCCGTTGAGAACCTGTAAAGGAAGTTCTCCCTCCTGCATGAAGATGCGGGCGGGCTTTTGATTGGGATTGCAGCCGTATTTGAGTTCCAGTTCGGTCATGACGAAAGCCTCCTTATTGATGCTTGTTGCGGAGCACGGTCTCAGTCTGGCCGCTCTCCAGGTCGATAAAGCGCACGAACAGGGACACCTTGTTATCGGCGTGGAGGCTCTGCCACAGCTCGGCCGCCAAGGTCTCGGCGTCGGGGGCGGTGATTGCCGCGGGCCGGGGCTCTCCTGTAAAGGAGGGCAGCGGGCTGCCGTCTCCATCATAGGTGCTGATAAAGTGTCCCTGCCCGGCGATGGGGGCGTCGTATTCGAAAAAGAACCGCTGGCAGCAGGCGGGATCGCCCTGGGCGGACTTCAGGATGGACAGACGGTAGGCGCCGTCAGGGCGGACCATACCGGAGATGCGGGGGGTGTAGTTGGGGCCGTCTGGCTCGAACTCCCGGGTGCGCAGAGCACGGACCCAGCCTTCGCCGCGCCGGAAGGCGTCGGCCACCGTGTCGGTCTGGTCGCCGTTGGTGACGATGGTGGTCCCCTCCACCACCCGGACCGGGTGATAGATGATGAGGGAGGGGTCGGTCATCCTGGATGCGTCAAAAGCCCGGGTGCGGATGCCGTCGGCCGTCTCTTCAAAGATGCGGTTGCGGCTGTTCTCGCTGCGGCCCATGATGAAATAGGCGATTACCGCCTTCCCGCCGTCGGCAGAGCGGCCCAGCAGGATACCACGGCCGGGATAGGGGTTGGCGCGGAGGGATTCGTTCAGATCAATCAGCATAATGGCTCCTCCTTTTCACATGCGGGCAGAATATGGACGGTCCGGCCCTTTACGACCAGCCGGTCCTGACAGAACAGCGACACGGCCCGAGGGAGAATGACCCATTCGGCCTGCTCCATCACCCGGCGCTGAAGGGTCTCGGGAGTGTCTCCCTCCTGTATGTCTACCGCCCTCTGAAGGACGATGGGGCCGCCGTCAGGCTCCTCGTTGACAAAGTGGACCGTGGCGCCCGTCACCTTGACCCCGTATGCCAGGGCCCGCTCATGGACGCGGAGGCCGTAATAGCCCGTACCGCAGAAGGAGGGGATGAGCGCCGGGTGGACGTTGAGGATGCGGTTGGGATAGGCCGCCACCATTTCCTCCGTGAGGATGTGGAGGAATCCGGCCAGTACCACCAGGTCGATGTCCAGGCGCTGGAGCCGCTCCACGATGGCGCGGGTCATCTCCCGATTGCCCGGGAAATCCTGCCGGGCCACTACATAGCCGGGGATACCGGCGGCGGCGGCCCGCTCCAGGGCGTAGGCGGTGGGGGAAGAGGAGAGGACGGCGGCGATGGTCCCGTTTTGGATGGCTCCGGCCCCCTGCGCGTCGATCAAAGCCTGGAGATTGGTGCCGCCGCCGGAGACGAGTACGGCGATCCTCTTCATACCAGCACGACGCCCTCGTCGCCCTTGACCACCGAGCCGATGATGTAGGCTCGCTCCCCGGCGCGGCAGAGGAAGTTCTTGGCGTTGCCGATCTCATCTCTGGGGATGGCGATGACCAGACCCACGCCCATATTGAAGGTGTTATACATGTCCCGCGAATCGATCTTGCCCTGCTTGGCGATCAGGTCAAAGATGGGGGGGACGGGGAAGGAGGCGGTCTCGATGCGGGCGGTGAGGCCCGGCTTCATCATGCGGGGCACATTTTCATAAAGGCCGCCGCCGGTGATGTGGCTGATTGCGCGGATGTGGACTCCGTGCTTGAGCAGGCACCGGATGGCCTTGACATAGATGTGGGTGGGCTTGAGCAGCTCCTCGCCCAGGGTGCAGCCCAGCTCGGCCACATGGGTGTTCAGGGTTTTGGCGTCCTCGCCCAGCACCTTGCGGACCAGAGAGAAGCCGTTGGAGTGGACACCGGAGGAGCCAAGGCCCACCAGCAGGTCGCCCTCCTGCATGGTGGAGCCGTCCAACATGTTCTCCTGATCGGCGATGCCCACGGAGAACCCGGCCAGATCGTACTCGTCGGCGGGATAGAAGCCGGGCATCTCGGCGGTTTCGCCGCCAATGAGAGCGCAGCCAGCCTGGCGGCAGCCCTCTACCACGCCGGAGACGATGGACGCGACGCGCTCAGGCACGTTTTTGCCCACGGCCAGATAGTCCAGGAAAAAGAGGGGGGCGGCGCCGGAGCAGACGATGTCGTTAACGCACATGGCCACGCAGTCGATGCCCACGGTGTCGTGCTTGTCCAGGACAAAGGCCAGTTTCAGCTTGGTGCCCACGCCGTCGGTGCCGGAGACCAGGACAGGCTTCTGGATGCCCTCCAGATTGGGGGCAAAAAGCCCGCCGAAGCCGCCCAGCGTGCCGATGACGCCGGGAATGTAGGTGGATTCCACCAGAGGCTTGATGCGGTTGACGGCCTCATAGCCGGCAGTGACGTCCACACCGGCGGCGGCATAGGATTCGGAGTGAGAATTTTTCATAGGTCGTTATTCCTTTCCTGTCCAGCAGTAGGTGCAAATCTGATCGCGGTCGATGCCGATGGCCTCCAGCAGGCCGTCCAGGGATTGATAGCCCAGGGAGTCGAAGCCCAGCGTCTTGCAGATGCTCTGGAGCATACAGGACCCCCTCTGCGTGGAGGCGTCGGCGTATTCGTCCAGGTGCTCCTGCCCCTCGTCCCCCTCCAGCTCCTGCACCGTTTTTCGGGCCAGCAGCTCCATATCGGAGTTGCTGCGGGAGAAGTTCAGAAACTTGCAGCCGTACATGATAGGGGGACAGGCGGAGCGCATGTGGACCTCGGCGGCTCCGGACTCGTAGAGAAATTCCACCGTCTCCCGAAGCTGTGTGCCCCGGACGATGGAGTCGTCCACAAAGAGGAGCTTTTTGCCCTCAATGAGCTCAGGAACAGGGATCTGCTTCATTTTGGCCACCTGGTTGCGCACGTCCTGGTTGACGGGCATGAAGGACCGGGGCCAGGTGGGGGTGTATTTGACGAAGGGGCGGGCGAAGGGCTTGCCGCTGCGGTTGGCAAAGCCGATGGCGTGGGGGACGCCGGAGTCGGGGACGCCGGCCACATAGTCCACTTTGGGCAAGCGGCCCTGCTGCACCTCGTCCCGGGCCATGATCTCGCCGTTGCGGTAGCGCATGACCTCCACGTTGACCCCCTCGTAGTTGGAGTTGGGGTAGCCGTAATAGGTCCAGAGAAAGGCGCAGATCTTCATCTGCGTTCCGGCGGGGGAGAGGGTCTCCCACCCCTCTGCGGTGACCCGGACGATCTCCTGCGGACCCAGCTCATAGGCGTCCTCATAGCCCAGCTTGTGATAGGCAAAGGATTCGAAGGAGACGCAGCAGCCGTCCTCGTTTTTGCCGATGAGCACCGGCAGGCGGCCCAGGCGGTCCCGGGCGCACAGGATGCCGTCCTGGGTCAGGATGAGGATGGTGGCTGAGCCGTCGATCGCCTCTTGGGCGTGGCGGATGCCGGAGATCAGGTCGTCCTTCTGATTGATGAGGGCGGCGGTGAGCTCGGTAGCGTTGACCTTTCCCGAGCTCATGGCCATGAACTGGTGGCCGTGGTCGGAGAAATAGGTTTCCACCAGCCTGTCGGCATTGTTGATGATGCCCACGGTAGTGATGGCGTAAAGGCCCAGGTGGGAGCGCACCAGCAGAGGCTGGGGGTCGGTGTCGCTGATACAGCCGATGCCGGACCGGCCGTGGAAATCGGCCAGGTCCTTTTCGAACTTGGTGCGGAAAGGGGTGTTCTCAATGTTGTGGATCTGCCGCTGGAAGCCGTCGCGCTCATCGTAGATGGCCATTCCGCCCCGGCGGGTGCCCAGGTGGGAGTGGTAATCCACGCCGAAGAAAAGGTCCAGCACGCAGTCCCGCTTGGAGATTGCGCCAAAAAAGCCCCCCATGGATCACCGATCCCCCATCAGACGGCGCATGACCTCCTCATAGGCCTCCTCGGCGCCGCCCAGATCCCGGCGGAAACGGTCCTTGTCCAGCTTCTCGTGGGTGGTCTCATCCCACAGACGGCAGGTATCGGGAGAGATCTCGTCGGCCAGCACGATGGCGCCGTCGCTGGTTTTGCCGAACTCCAGCTTGAAGTCCACCAGGTCGATGCCGATCTCCTTCATGAAGCCCTTGAGCAGATCGTTGACCATGAAGGCGTACTTTTGGATGAGGTCGATCTCCTGCTGGGTGGCCAGCTTGAGGGCCAGGGCATGATAGGTGTTGAGCAGGGGGTCGCCCAGGTCGTCATTCTTATAGGAGAACTCAATGGTGGGCTCGTCGAACACGATACCCTCCTCCACGCCGTAGCGCTTGGCGAAGGAGCCGGCGGAGATATTGCGGATGATGACCTCCAGAGGTACGATGGAGACCTTCTTCACGGCAGTCTCCCGGTCGGACAGCTCTTCCACATAGTGGGTGGGTACGCCCTGTGCCTCCAGCCGGCGCATGAGATTGTTGGTCATGCGGTTATTGATGGCGCCCTTGCCGGTGATGGTACCCTTCTTGAGGCCATTGAAGGCGGTGGCGTCGTCCTTATAGGAGACGATGACCACTTCGGGGTCGCCGGTGGCGAACACTTTCTTTGCCTTTCCCTCGTAGAGCTGCTCCTTCTTCTCGTAAGCCATCTTAAAACTCCTCCATCTGCATGTTTTGATCTTTTTGGGAAACTTCATCGGCCATCTGGGCCTTGAAAGCGGTGAGCTTATTGGCCAGCGCCTCGTCCGAGAGGGCCAGCATCTGGGCGGCCAGGATGGCGGCATTGTCGGCGCCGTCCACGGCCACGCAGGCCACGGGGATGCCCTTGGGCATCTGGACCATGGACAGCAGGGAATCCAGACCTCCCATCATCGAGGTCTGAATGGGGACGCCGATCACAGGCAGGGTGGTGTAGGCGGCGATGACGCCGGCCAGATGGGCGGCCTTGCCGGCGGCGGCGATGACGGCCCCGAAACCGTTTGCCCGGGCGGCAGAGGCAAACTGCTCCGCAGCGGCGGGGGTGCGGTGGGCGGAGATAACCCGGACCTCCACGGGGATTTCAAAGGACTTGAGGCGCTGGATGCAGGGCTTCATGACCTCCAGATCACGGTCAGAGCCCATGACTACGGCAACTTTTTTACACATGCTGTTTCCCTCCTAAAAAACAAAACAAAGCAGGCCATCCGCAAAAACAGATGACCTGCCGATCGGTTACCGATTGAAATTGGACGCATTGAGGCCCTTGCAAACGCCCTGACCATTCCCGTGGGAGATGTACAGAAAAAGCACCATTTCCGCACTCCTTCGTCCGTATTCGAACAAAATTTTATCCCATTTTACACGGGTTTACAAGGGCGGAAAATTAATTTCGTAGGCTTACACAACATCCCCTGCGATTCGGAATCCTGCCTTGGCGATTCTTGCCGTTGAACCGTCAGTACAGGCCGATGCCGCTGAGGATGCGCTGAATTTCGGACGCCCGGCGGGACCAGGCGGCGGCGGAACCGTAGTCTCTCCGGCGGGGGGAGACCCAGGTGGGGTCCTCGGCCAGCGCGCTTGCGCACATGCGGTCATACTCCTCCAGGGAGTGGGCGCCATAGATGACATCGGGGAACTCCTCCACCTGCTCGGGCAGGAGCATGGTGACGATGGGCTTGCCGGTGGAGAGATATTCGTAGATACGCCGGGGAATGACGTCGCTGTCCAGCCGGTCCCGGCGCTGGAGGTCCAGGCAGACGTCAAAGCGGCCCAGATAGTCGGGGACCTCCACCATGGGCCGGGGGCCCAGCAGATGGACGTTGGGCAGCTCGCGCAGGTAGGTCAGTCGGGGATTGTCGCTCACCGGACCCACAAGCACGAACTGCCAGCGGGAGTGGCCCTTGGCAGCGTACTCCACGGGGGCCAGGTCCAGGGCGGCATCCACCGCACCCACCCAGCCCAGCACCGGGCCGGACAGGCCGGACAGCTCCGGGGGAGTATCCAGGTCCGTCCGGCAGAACATGGGGAAATTCACTCCGTTGGGGATGAGGGCGATGTTGGCGTTGCAGGGGGAGAGCCGGTCCCGCAGGTAGGGGGAGGCGGCAAAGACCACGTCGGCCGCCGCCGACAGATCGCCTTCCCAGTGGAGAGGCAGATGAGACCAGTCCCGACCACAGTCGTAAATCAGGCCCTGATAGGCCAGGTAGTCCAGCAGATGGAACTGGGCGGGGGAGGTGGTCCACAGCACGGCGTCCCGGAAGCTGTGGCGACTCATGGCCCGGAGCACCTGGCTGGCCTGCCGCCGCCAGGCCCGGCGAAACAGCAGGGAGGCCCGCTCCGGCACCACGGGGGCGGGGGGCAGCGTGTAAAGGAATACGCCCGGGCGGACCTGCCTGCCCTGTTTGCGTTCCTTGGAGCCGGCGGGCTCAAAGAAGAGGACCTGGGCGCGCTTCAGCCGTGTGACGAGCTGCTGGGTCCGGGTGGGGATGGCCTGCCAGGGCTCGTGGGAGAGGACAACGTATTGTTTCAAGGGGAGGACCTCCGTGGATATCAGGGTTTCGGCGGGGCGAGACCCAGCAGCTTGGCCGCCGTCTCGCTGTTGCGGCGCTCGACCTGGCGCAGGCGCTCCACGCCGCCGGAGAGGAACTGGATATCTCCGATGCGCCGTACGGCGGCGTCAATCTGGCCGGTGAGGCGCTCGTAGGTGAGCTCGCCCAGGTCGGTGAACAGATCCTGGCCGATATAGGACAAAAAGGAACTGATCTTCTGGTCGTAGACCACGCCCACCAGCGGGACGCCCTGTCCGGCGGAAAAGACCAGGGCGTGCAGGCGCATGGAGACCACCACCTGCATCCGGGCGAAAAGGCCGATGGTGTGGTCGGAAGCTCCGGTATCCTCGACGATGTGGTGGGGGGCCTTCATATAGGCGGCCGCCTTCCGGGAAGCCTCCACATCCAGCCGCTTTTCGATGGGCAGAAAGACCGGAGTCAGGCCGTATGTTTCCCAGGCATAGTCCGCCGCCCGCCCGAAGAGTTCGGCCTTCTCCTCAAAGCCGGGCCAGGGGCGGAGGGTAAAGCCGATATACCGGCCGTGAGGGTCCAGCCCCTGGCTCTCCAGCATCCCGTCAATGACCTCGGGTTCGGCGGCGGGCAAAATGACAGTAGGGTCGGCGGAGAGGACGATCTCGGGCCGGGTCACCCCCATGTCCTCCAGCTCGGAAAGGGAATGGGTGTCCCGCAGGGTGATAGCATCCACGCTTTTCTGGAGCACCCGGGAGGCCCGCTTTCGGTTGGAGGGGTGGTGAATGGGGCCGATGCCGCAGCCGTACATGAGGACCTGGTTGCCCAGGCGCTTGGCGGCTGAGATGGTAAAAAGATAGAACCACAGGGAGCGGTGGCTGGTGACGTCCTGCATCAGGGAGCCGCCGCCGTTGATATACAGACGGGTGCGGGCCATGCGCCAGAGGAATTTGGGGACCCCGAAGGTGTAGATGGAGTTGACCCGGTATTTCAGCCGGGTGTCCTGGGGACTGCGGGAGAGAACCCACACGGGCAGATCGGGGTCCAGGTGCCGCAGCTCAGCCACGATGGCCTCCAGAATGGCGTCGTCGCCGGCGTTGCCGCGGCCATAGGCCCCGCAGACCAGGGCGCCGTCCCGGCTGTGATGGGGCCGCTGC
Protein-coding regions in this window:
- a CDS encoding phosphoribosylaminoimidazolecarboxamide formyltransferase, whose product is MTELELKYGCNPNQKPARIFMQEGELPLQVLNGRPGYINFMDALNSWQLVQELKQATGLPAAASFKHVSPAGAAVGSELTDLERKIYFAEGMDLSPIASAYVRARGADRLSSYGDWCALSDACDEQTARYLALEVSDGVIAPGYTDKALEILRTKRKGGYNVIQIDPSYVPAEIERRQIFGIWFEQGHNSLKIDAAMLSNLVTANKDLPEAAKRDLLVSLITLKYTQSNSVCYAKGGQTIGVGAGQQSRIHCTRLAGNKADNWYLRQHPKVLGLSFVPGIRRPDRDNAIDIYISDEYEDVLADGVWQNTFQVRPEVLTPAERREWIATQNGVSVGSDAFFPFGDNVERARKSGVAYIAQPGGSIRDDHVIATCDQYGIAMAFTGARLFHH
- a CDS encoding IMP cyclohydrolase; the protein is MMLIDLNESLRANPYPGRGILLGRSADGGKAVIAYFIMGRSENSRNRIFEETADGIRTRAFDASRMTDPSLIIYHPVRVVEGTTIVTNGDQTDTVADAFRRGEGWVRALRTREFEPDGPNYTPRISGMVRPDGAYRLSILKSAQGDPACCQRFFFEYDAPIAGQGHFISTYDGDGSPLPSFTGEPRPAAITAPDAETLAAELWQSLHADNKVSLFVRFIDLESGQTETVLRNKHQ
- the purN gene encoding phosphoribosylglycinamide formyltransferase, with amino-acid sequence MKRIAVLVSGGGTNLQALIDAQGAGAIQNGTIAAVLSSSPTAYALERAAAAGIPGYVVARQDFPGNREMTRAIVERLQRLDIDLVVLAGFLHILTEEMVAAYPNRILNVHPALIPSFCGTGYYGLRVHERALAYGVKVTGATVHFVNEEPDGGPIVLQRAVDIQEGDTPETLQRRVMEQAEWVILPRAVSLFCQDRLVVKGRTVHILPACEKEEPLC
- the purM gene encoding phosphoribosylformylglycinamidine cyclo-ligase translates to MKNSHSESYAAAGVDVTAGYEAVNRIKPLVESTYIPGVIGTLGGFGGLFAPNLEGIQKPVLVSGTDGVGTKLKLAFVLDKHDTVGIDCVAMCVNDIVCSGAAPLFFLDYLAVGKNVPERVASIVSGVVEGCRQAGCALIGGETAEMPGFYPADEYDLAGFSVGIADQENMLDGSTMQEGDLLVGLGSSGVHSNGFSLVRKVLGEDAKTLNTHVAELGCTLGEELLKPTHIYVKAIRCLLKHGVHIRAISHITGGGLYENVPRMMKPGLTARIETASFPVPPIFDLIAKQGKIDSRDMYNTFNMGVGLVIAIPRDEIGNAKNFLCRAGERAYIIGSVVKGDEGVVLV
- a CDS encoding amidophosphoribosyltransferase is translated as MGGFFGAISKRDCVLDLFFGVDYHSHLGTRRGGMAIYDERDGFQRQIHNIENTPFRTKFEKDLADFHGRSGIGCISDTDPQPLLVRSHLGLYAITTVGIINNADRLVETYFSDHGHQFMAMSSGKVNATELTAALINQKDDLISGIRHAQEAIDGSATILILTQDGILCARDRLGRLPVLIGKNEDGCCVSFESFAYHKLGYEDAYELGPQEIVRVTAEGWETLSPAGTQMKICAFLWTYYGYPNSNYEGVNVEVMRYRNGEIMARDEVQQGRLPKVDYVAGVPDSGVPHAIGFANRSGKPFARPFVKYTPTWPRSFMPVNQDVRNQVAKMKQIPVPELIEGKKLLFVDDSIVRGTQLRETVEFLYESGAAEVHMRSACPPIMYGCKFLNFSRSNSDMELLARKTVQELEGDEGQEHLDEYADASTQRGSCMLQSICKTLGFDSLGYQSLDGLLEAIGIDRDQICTYCWTGKE
- the purC gene encoding phosphoribosylaminoimidazolesuccinocarboxamide synthase; this encodes MAYEKKEQLYEGKAKKVFATGDPEVVIVSYKDDATAFNGLKKGTITGKGAINNRMTNNLMRRLEAQGVPTHYVEELSDRETAVKKVSIVPLEVIIRNISAGSFAKRYGVEEGIVFDEPTIEFSYKNDDLGDPLLNTYHALALKLATQQEIDLIQKYAFMVNDLLKGFMKEIGIDLVDFKLEFGKTSDGAIVLADEISPDTCRLWDETTHEKLDKDRFRRDLGGAEEAYEEVMRRLMGDR
- the purE gene encoding 5-(carboxyamino)imidazole ribonucleotide mutase; its protein translation is MCKKVAVVMGSDRDLEVMKPCIQRLKSFEIPVEVRVISAHRTPAAAEQFASAARANGFGAVIAAAGKAAHLAGVIAAYTTLPVIGVPIQTSMMGGLDSLLSMVQMPKGIPVACVAVDGADNAAILAAQMLALSDEALANKLTAFKAQMADEVSQKDQNMQMEEF
- the csaB gene encoding polysaccharide pyruvyl transferase CsaB: MKVIHLISGGDSGGAKTHVLSLLQNLSRTIEVDMVCFMEGPFAQEARELGISTQVYSDRNVLRTLRLLKQKIREGGYDLIHCHGARGNMMGAFLRKSTGLPVVTTVHSDYRLDYLGRPFSRVTYGTINTLALRRLDYRIGVSDAMVDLLISRGFDPDKLFPIYNGIDFTLPPPALDRMAYLRSVGLEVDETSVVAGIAARLNPVKDIATLIRGFAKAHAACPQLRLLIAGDGEQLDMLKGLAAELGVAGQVCFAGWVTDTNTFYQSLDINTLTSLSETFPYALTEGARASLPTISSRVGGVPYLIDHGVNGLLFSPGDADELARHLVALARDATLRHHLGQRLHQKAVEEYALESTVRRQLDIYEIILRRRQRPHHSRDGALVCGAYGRGNAGDDAILEAIVAELRHLDPDLPVWVLSRSPQDTRLKYRVNSIYTFGVPKFLWRMARTRLYINGGGSLMQDVTSHRSLWFYLFTISAAKRLGNQVLMYGCGIGPIHHPSNRKRASRVLQKSVDAITLRDTHSLSELEDMGVTRPEIVLSADPTVILPAAEPEVIDGMLESQGLDPHGRYIGFTLRPWPGFEEKAELFGRAADYAWETYGLTPVFLPIEKRLDVEASRKAAAYMKAPHHIVEDTGASDHTIGLFARMQVVVSMRLHALVFSAGQGVPLVGVVYDQKISSFLSYIGQDLFTDLGELTYERLTGQIDAAVRRIGDIQFLSGGVERLRQVERRNSETAAKLLGLAPPKP